DNA from Streptomyces luteogriseus:
ATGGGGGACACCGGTTCGCTCGCGCTCGGCGGTGTGCTCGCCGGCCTCGCGATCTGCTCCCGCACCGAGCTGCTGATCGCCCTCCTCGGCGGCCTGTTCGTCCTGATCACCATGTCGGTGGTCATCCAGGTCGGCTCCTTCAAGCTCACGGGCAAGCGCGTCTTCCGGATGGCGCCACTCCAGCACCACTTCGAACTCAAGGGCTGGTCCGAAGTGCTCGTCGTGGTCCGTTTCTGGATCATCCAGGGCATTTGTGTGATCGTCGGACTTGGCCTCTTCTATGCAGGATGGGCAGCGGACAAGTGACCTCCTCGGAGCCCTTCGACTTCCAGGGCAAGCACGTCACCGTCGCCGGGCTCGGCGTCTCCGGCGTCCCGGCGGCCAAGGTGCTGCACGGACTCGGCGCGAGCGTCACGGTCGTCAACGACGGCGCCGACGAGCGCGCGCGGGCGCAGGCGGCCGACCTGGAGGCGCTCGGCATGACCGTGCGCCTCGGTGACGGCGACACCCTGCCGGAGGGCACCGAGCTGATCGTCACCGCGCCCGGCTGGAAGCCGGACAAGCCGCTGTTCGCGGCGGCGGAGCAGGCGGGCGTCCCGGTCTGGGGCGACGTCGAACTGGCCTGGCGCCTGCGCGGCCCCGGCGCCGCCGACTGGCTCGCCGTCACGGGCACCAACGGCAAGACGACGACCGTCCAGATGCTCGCCTCGATCCTGAAGGCGGCGGGCCTGCGCACGGCCGCCGTCGGCAACATCGGCGTCTCCCTGCTGGACGCGGTCCTCGGCGAGGAGCAGTACGACGTCCTGGCCGTGGAGCTCTCCAGCTACCAGCTGCACTGGGCGCCCTCCCTGCGCGCCCACTCGGCCGCGGTGCTGAACCTCGCCCCCGACCACCTCGACTGGCACGGCTCCATGGAGGCGTACGCCGCCGACAAGGGCCGCATCTACGAGGGCAATCGCGTCGCCTGCGTCTACAACGTCGCCGACAAGGCGACCGAGGACCTGGTCCGCGAGGCCGACGTCGAGGAGGGCTGCCGCGCCGTCGGCTTCACCCTCGGCACCCCGGGCCCGTCCCAACTCGGCGTCGTGGAGGGCCTCCTGGTCGACCGCGCCTTCGTCGAGGACCGGCACAAGAACGCCCAGGAACTCGCCGAGGCCGGCGACGTCAACCCGCCGGCCCCGCACAACATCGCCAACGCCCTCGCCGCGGCGGCCCTCGCCCGCGCCTACGGCGTGCCCGCCAGGGCCGTACGGGACGGCCTGCGGGCGTTCACCCCGGACGCCCACCGCATCGCGCACGTGGCGGACGTGGACGGCGTCGCGTACGTCGACGACTCCAAGGCCACCAACACGCATGCGGCGGAAGCCTCTTTGGCGGCGTACGAGCCGATCGTGTGGATCGCGGGCGGACTCGCGAAGGGCGCGACCTTCGACGAACTGGTCGCCAAGTCGGCGAAGCGGCTGCGGGGCGCCGTGCTGATCGGCGCGGACCGCGCGCTCATCCGGGAAGCCCTCGCGCGACACGCCCCGCAGGTACCCGTCGTCGACCTCGACCGGACCGACACTGGGGCGATGCGCGCGGCGGTCCAGGAGGCGCGTCGGCTCGCACAGCCCGGCGACACGGTGCTGCTGGCCCCGGCCTGCGCCTCCATGGACATGTTCGCCAACTACAACAAGCGCGGGGACGCTTTCGCGGACGCCGTTCGTGAGCTCGGCTCCGTCGACGGCTGACCCGGGTCCGCCTCGCCCGGCGGCGGTGCCGGGCGTACCTGGGAGGGACGCGTGACACGGATGTGGCTGGTGCCCGAGCGGCCTGGGGGCGTTCACCGCGCAACGCTCCCCTCCGGCATGGCAGGGTGAGCGGCGATGCCCACCAGCCGCACCGGACGGCCTCCGACCCCACCCACCCCCAAGCGCCCCGTCGCGCCACGGCTCGCGCGTGAGAACGGCGTCCTGGGCCTCTACACCCGCGCGCGCAGAGGCTGGGACCGGCCACTGACCGCCTACTACCTGATCCTCGGCGGCAGTCTGCTGATCACCGTGCTGGGCCTGGTGATGGTCTACTCGGCCTCCCAGATCACCGCGCTGCAGATGTCGCTGCCCGGTTCGTACTTCTTCCGCAAGCAGTTGCTCGCGGCGGGGATCGGCACCGGTCTGCTGCTCGCGGCCTCCCGGATGCCGGTGAA
Protein-coding regions in this window:
- the murD gene encoding UDP-N-acetylmuramoyl-L-alanine--D-glutamate ligase, which produces MGSGQVTSSEPFDFQGKHVTVAGLGVSGVPAAKVLHGLGASVTVVNDGADERARAQAADLEALGMTVRLGDGDTLPEGTELIVTAPGWKPDKPLFAAAEQAGVPVWGDVELAWRLRGPGAADWLAVTGTNGKTTTVQMLASILKAAGLRTAAVGNIGVSLLDAVLGEEQYDVLAVELSSYQLHWAPSLRAHSAAVLNLAPDHLDWHGSMEAYAADKGRIYEGNRVACVYNVADKATEDLVREADVEEGCRAVGFTLGTPGPSQLGVVEGLLVDRAFVEDRHKNAQELAEAGDVNPPAPHNIANALAAAALARAYGVPARAVRDGLRAFTPDAHRIAHVADVDGVAYVDDSKATNTHAAEASLAAYEPIVWIAGGLAKGATFDELVAKSAKRLRGAVLIGADRALIREALARHAPQVPVVDLDRTDTGAMRAAVQEARRLAQPGDTVLLAPACASMDMFANYNKRGDAFADAVRELGSVDG